The Deltaproteobacteria bacterium genome window below encodes:
- a CDS encoding TRAP transporter large permease subunit → MILAIAITFTLLLFLGMPISMLLIASTCGALLFFTDTPLIVLVQQLFNALDKYVLMAIPFFIFAGGIMSEGAIARRLIAVMELLVGHIRGGAAMAVVVACVFFAALSGSSPATVVAIGSIMFPALVKAGYSEDFTQGLITSAGSLGIVIPPSIPMILYCLVMDVSVVELFMAGILPGLLIGGVFLGYTYFKARKHNWRSRKVYAKGEKIRILREGIWGLMLPIIVLGGIYGGVFTPTEAAAVSVVYALFIELVIHKDLTIKKLFEVCRSAAILSASLMFILACAMTFVWLLTAEQIPVKVADSLIGMVDNWWTFLLMVSALFLLLGTVMDDVSAMIILSPLFMETLRRYNIDLVHYGIVMVLVIEFGFLTPPFGLNLFVTMGLTGKSLTSVARSTFPFLVLLLAAVLLIALVPSISLILPKLFLRQ, encoded by the coding sequence CTTCTCCTTTTTTTAGGCATGCCGATCAGCATGCTCCTTATCGCCTCGACCTGCGGGGCTCTGCTTTTTTTTACCGATACCCCTCTAATAGTACTTGTTCAACAGCTCTTCAACGCCCTGGACAAGTACGTGCTCATGGCCATTCCTTTTTTTATCTTCGCTGGGGGAATAATGAGCGAGGGGGCGATCGCGAGAAGGCTCATAGCCGTCATGGAGTTGCTTGTAGGGCATATTCGGGGTGGAGCTGCGATGGCTGTAGTGGTGGCGTGTGTTTTTTTTGCGGCTCTCAGCGGGTCCTCCCCCGCGACTGTCGTCGCTATCGGCTCCATTATGTTTCCTGCGCTTGTAAAAGCTGGCTACAGTGAAGATTTTACCCAAGGACTGATTACTTCCGCAGGTTCGCTGGGCATCGTCATTCCTCCTTCCATCCCGATGATCCTTTACTGCCTCGTCATGGATGTAAGCGTGGTGGAACTCTTTATGGCCGGAATTCTCCCCGGGCTCCTGATAGGCGGGGTGTTTTTGGGCTACACATATTTCAAGGCGCGCAAACACAATTGGCGCTCCAGGAAAGTCTACGCCAAAGGGGAAAAGATAAGGATTCTGCGGGAGGGCATTTGGGGTCTCATGTTGCCGATCATCGTCCTTGGCGGTATATACGGCGGTGTGTTCACCCCCACGGAAGCCGCTGCAGTCAGCGTGGTCTACGCACTGTTCATAGAATTAGTTATACACAAAGACCTCACCATAAAAAAACTTTTTGAAGTCTGTAGAAGCGCGGCCATTTTGAGCGCTTCCCTGATGTTTATTCTCGCCTGCGCCATGACCTTTGTATGGCTTCTGACGGCCGAGCAGATCCCCGTAAAGGTTGCAGACTCCCTCATCGGGATGGTGGACAATTGGTGGACTTTTCTCCTCATGGTCTCCGCCTTGTTCTTGCTCTTGGGAACCGTCATGGACGACGTTTCCGCCATGATCATCCTTTCACCGCTTTTCATGGAGACCCTGCGCAGGTACAATATCGACCTTGTCCATTATGGGATCGTGATGGTCCTTGTGATCGAATTCGGGTTCCTGACACCCCCCTTCGGGTTGAACCTTTTCGTTACGATGGGCCTTACAGGGAAATCTTTGACATCCGTGGCCCGTTCCACGTTCCCGTTCCTGGTGCTCCTTCTCGCAGCCGTCCTCTTGATCGCACTGGTCCCTTCCATATCCCTCATTCTTCCAAAGCTCTTTTTGAGGCAGTAA